A stretch of DNA from Campylobacter concisus:
TCAAGACCAAAATAGAAAACTACTGCGTAAAAAAGTGATCCTTGAAGTATAAATTGCCTAAATCCATTTAGCAAAAAGATGGCCACTGGGCGTTTTATAGCCTGAAGAGTACTGCCTGAGACGTTTATCGTGCCATAAGCTACGTAAGCAAGAGAATTTATACCAAGATAAAGCCCTGCTATCTCCAAAACTGCCGGCGTATCATCAAAAATTCTTATCATATCTTCACTAAAAAATCTAATAAAAACGCAAGCAAATGCACAATAAATAAGTAAAAAAAGAAGCGAAATTTTATAGCATTGTTTAGCTCTTTTAAAATTTTTAGCGCCATAGTTTCTTGAAACGATACTTAAAACTGCTGCAGCCATACCAATGGTCGGCAATACCAAAATTTGCTCTATCCTTAAAACTATACCATATCCTGCTACGGCATTTACGCCATAGTAGCTTATAAATTTTAAAAGTACAAGTGAGCCAAGCGACATCGATAGATAGTTCAAGCAAGCTGGTAGAGCTTGTTTTGTAATCTTTGCCCAAATGCTAAAATTTGGCACAAAATAGCTTAAATTTCTTGGCTCGATCATCTTAGCTTTTTTAACTTTTACAAAAAGATAGATCATGCCCAAAAGCTGAACACTAGCTGTTGCTAGAGCAAGTCCTTTTACACCAAGATCCAAAATGAATGCAAAAAAATAGCAAAAAAATGCATTGATAAAAAGGCCATAAAATAGCCAATCGCGGTAACTTTTTGTATCTCCAAGTGCCACAAGCACTCCGTTTAGAGATTTGATAATCAAGAAAAATGGTGCAGCAAGAAAGATAACACCCGCGTAATCAAGCGCCTCTTTTAAATAGTGATGATCAGCCCCTAAAAAAGTGAGTAAATTTGGTGCTAAAAAATAGCCACAAAACCCCATAAAAATAGCAAATGCTAGCACAAAGATAATTCCATTTGCCGCATAAAATTTAGCCATTTTTACTTTTCCTGCTCCAAGACTATTGCCTATTAGCGCAGTTAGCGCTGAGCCAAAACCAAGCCCAATGCCTACAATACTTAGATAAAGCAAAAAGCTCATAGCCATACCAGCTACGGCAAGGGTAGAAATTTTTGCTGCAAAAAATATGCCGGTAACATTATAAAGAGTATTAAACATCATTGCGGTGCCAGCTGGAAGCGAAAGCGAAATGATGAGCTTATTTAACGGGTCTTTTAGTAAATCCATGGCTTGATTTTACGTTTTTTATCTTTAAAATTTGTAAAGGATAAAATCAATTAAATTTAATAAAAGGCCATTACCCATTAGCATAAGTTAGGATTGATGCTTTTTGGCAATGTATTAAATCTTAGAAAGCTTATTTTTATGTATATAAATTATTTGTATAAAAGAAAATTTATATTTCTATCAGTCTTTGTTATATTAAAAATTTAGTAGGACAAAAATCATAAAAAGCAAGGAAAATACCTTGCTAAATTTTTATTTATATTTTATGCCCATGCCACCAAATTTAAGTGTATTAGCTGTCTTGTTGTCGGTAGTACTTTCGATTAAGGCTTTAACATCTACTAAGCCTGGCAAGCCCCAAACTTGTTTGCAAAGACCGCCTGTTTTTATAGTTATTCCTATCTCACCAGTAGTATTATTTCCAGGACGTACTTCTAAACACTCATCATCTTTTGCTTTTACTGGTGTTTTTACATTTGACATTTTTTTGACAGCTTCTTTAATATCCGAATCAGTAGCAAATTCACCTTGCGAAGTATAGTAAGAACCCAAGTCCGAAATAAGTGTTTGTATGTTTGAAGCAGTTTTTGATATCTCTGCATCATCCCTTGTTGCAGCTAATTTTGGTATAGCAACCGCAGCTAATATGCCCAATATAACGATCACGAAGATCAACTCAATCATCGTAAAGCCTTTTTTCATGACTTCTCCTCCCTGAAATATAAATATTTTCTAAATCGAGCGAATTGTATCATAAATTTCAAAAAAGCAATAAAATAATGTACTATATAAAAAATTAAAAATTTGCCGATATAAAAAAGAAAATTAAAATTTAGGGGCGTTATGAAGAGCGTTATACTTTGTCTATTTATCATCACGATTTCATTTTGTAAATATGAATCCTACAAACCTCTTACGGTAGTAAAATATAATGAAGAAAAGGCTCTGCTTGGTAAAAAACTCTTTTTTGACAAAAGACTAAGCCCAAACGAAAACTACTCTTGCCAAACTTGTCATAACTTGTATTGGAATTTAAGCGGAAGCAACCAAGATAGCATGGAAAAAGGTACTTTAAATCCTCCAACCATATTAAATGCTGCAGCGAATTATCTATTTTATAGCGATGCAAAGATTAGCAATTTAAAAGATCAAGTAAAAGAGTCCATAACTTCTAGAATAGAACTAAACTCGGATAACGACAAGATAGTGGATTCTGTAAATAATATCTCTGAGTACAAAATTTTATTTAAAAAAATTTATAATGACGGCATTAATTTTGATAATATTGCAGATGCAATAGCTGAGTTTGAAAAAGCTGTCTTAAGTGTTGATTCACCATTTGATCGTTTTATATCAGGTGATAACAATGCCATAGATGATAGCGCAAAGAAAGGATTTGAGATATTTAATAATATAGGCTGTGCTGCTTGTCACAATGGTAGAAATTTAGGAGGAAATTTGACACAAGATATTGGTCGAGAAAGAATTTCTGCCTTAGATACAAGTAAAAGATTAAGAAGAGTGCCATCACTAAGAAATATTACAAAGACTGCTCCATATTTATCCCATGGAGAGATAAACGATCTAAAAGAGGCTATAAGCTTTATTAGTAACTACCAGCTAGGATACATTCTTAGCAAAGATGAAATTGATGCTTTATACTCATTTTTTCTGACATTAAATGGTAAAAAGCCTAGGATACTAAATGAGTACTAAACGAATAAAAACCATACTTAGCGTCTTAACAGCTATATTTTTCATTAGTGCGTTTTTTATATATAAAGCAAATATAGCTATTGGTGCAGCTCATAAATTTGATGACGGGATTTTAAATCTAAAATTTATAGACAATGAGATAACTTTTTCTTTGAATAATATTTATGATATCTCAAACTACGACAAGCTCAATGCTGACATAAATTCTTTTGATACAAATTTAAGCAACCTTTCAATACTTAGTGATGAGATGTTGTTATTTCATCAAAATGAAATAAAAAAAGACCTACAAAACATAAGAGATGTATTTAGTAAAAAAGTATTTTTTTTACAAAGATCAGCTTATGTAAACTCATCTATAGATTCTTATATCCAAATAAGTCAATATGAAATACAAAATCTCGCACTTTCAAATAAGCTTGAGCCTATATTTTATGCGATAAAAGGTGCTTTGATGCTTAGTCCTGAAGCAATAGATG
This window harbors:
- a CDS encoding MATE family efflux transporter, with protein sequence MDLLKDPLNKLIISLSLPAGTAMMFNTLYNVTGIFFAAKISTLAVAGMAMSFLLYLSIVGIGLGFGSALTALIGNSLGAGKVKMAKFYAANGIIFVLAFAIFMGFCGYFLAPNLLTFLGADHHYLKEALDYAGVIFLAAPFFLIIKSLNGVLVALGDTKSYRDWLFYGLFINAFFCYFFAFILDLGVKGLALATASVQLLGMIYLFVKVKKAKMIEPRNLSYFVPNFSIWAKITKQALPACLNYLSMSLGSLVLLKFISYYGVNAVAGYGIVLRIEQILVLPTIGMAAAVLSIVSRNYGAKNFKRAKQCYKISLLFLLIYCAFACVFIRFFSEDMIRIFDDTPAVLEIAGLYLGINSLAYVAYGTINVSGSTLQAIKRPVAIFLLNGFRQFILQGSLFYAVVFYFGLEIKFIWLALFFSVYLTAICFVFWTLYQLRRATDVSF
- a CDS encoding type II secretion system protein, encoding MKKGFTMIELIFVIVILGILAAVAIPKLAATRDDAEISKTASNIQTLISDLGSYYTSQGEFATDSDIKEAVKKMSNVKTPVKAKDDECLEVRPGNNTTGEIGITIKTGGLCKQVWGLPGLVDVKALIESTTDNKTANTLKFGGMGIKYK
- a CDS encoding cytochrome-c peroxidase, whose product is MKSVILCLFIITISFCKYESYKPLTVVKYNEEKALLGKKLFFDKRLSPNENYSCQTCHNLYWNLSGSNQDSMEKGTLNPPTILNAAANYLFYSDAKISNLKDQVKESITSRIELNSDNDKIVDSVNNISEYKILFKKIYNDGINFDNIADAIAEFEKAVLSVDSPFDRFISGDNNAIDDSAKKGFEIFNNIGCAACHNGRNLGGNLTQDIGRERISALDTSKRLRRVPSLRNITKTAPYLSHGEINDLKEAISFISNYQLGYILSKDEIDALYSFFLTLNGKKPRILNEY